Proteins from a single region of Gordonia hongkongensis:
- a CDS encoding LacI family DNA-binding transcriptional regulator produces the protein MSTNNTAKPMGADTPSAVTLLDVARAAGVSKSTVSRVLDERIPPSRSATARRVREVANELGYRRNTYASNLRRGATATIGVVVPRLSDTVMALMFEAIERAALRRGYFAIVATSGDEPADEAAAASTLLDRNVDGLILASSRIDDPLPQQLRKDRVAHALVLRTDGKSPSVIGDDEAGGYLAVRHLVDLGHRDIGVLSGPLFTSSATGRLAGARRALSEAGLTVPSDRFIESGYGIEDGAQAARTLLTDPEARPTAVFCANDNLAIGAMSAAHELSLAIGTDLSLIGYNDIPLAARLPTPLTSVRTAFDTIAAEALAIVLQPDPGQPLVRTVLPTLIPRNSTRPFARP, from the coding sequence CGACGTCGCGCGCGCCGCGGGCGTGTCGAAGTCGACCGTCAGCCGCGTTCTCGACGAGCGCATTCCGCCCTCACGCTCGGCTACTGCCCGCCGAGTGCGAGAGGTGGCCAACGAACTCGGATATCGGCGCAACACCTACGCCTCGAACCTGCGGCGAGGGGCCACAGCGACCATCGGAGTCGTGGTGCCGCGCCTGAGTGACACGGTAATGGCCTTGATGTTCGAAGCCATTGAGCGTGCTGCGCTTCGTCGCGGGTACTTCGCGATCGTCGCAACCAGCGGAGATGAACCCGCCGATGAAGCAGCTGCGGCATCGACACTGCTCGACCGCAACGTTGATGGACTGATTCTGGCGTCCAGCAGAATCGATGATCCGCTTCCTCAGCAACTCCGGAAGGACCGGGTTGCCCACGCGCTGGTCTTGCGGACCGATGGCAAAAGTCCCTCGGTGATCGGAGACGACGAGGCCGGCGGATACCTGGCGGTGCGCCACCTTGTGGACCTCGGCCACCGCGATATCGGGGTTCTCAGCGGGCCGCTGTTCACCTCGAGCGCCACGGGACGCCTCGCAGGGGCACGTCGCGCACTGTCAGAGGCCGGGCTCACCGTGCCCAGTGATCGGTTCATCGAGTCCGGATATGGGATCGAGGACGGAGCGCAGGCCGCACGGACACTGCTCACCGATCCCGAGGCACGACCGACCGCCGTCTTCTGCGCCAACGACAACCTCGCCATAGGCGCCATGTCCGCCGCCCACGAACTGTCCCTGGCCATCGGTACGGACTTGTCTCTCATCGGCTACAACGACATCCCGCTCGCCGCACGACTCCCCACACCGCTCACCTCGGTGCGTACCGCATTCGACACAATCGCCGCCGAGGCGCTAGCGATCGTCTTGCAACCCGACCCCGGACAACCCCTTGTCCGCACAGTCCTGCCGACACTCATCCCCCGCAACTCGACCCGGCCGTTCGCGCGACCCTGA